The sequence below is a genomic window from Cicer arietinum cultivar CDC Frontier isolate Library 1 chromosome 6, Cicar.CDCFrontier_v2.0, whole genome shotgun sequence.
CTGCCAAATAAACCACTTATCCCACTGGAGACAttcttcatcaaaatccttAAGATTGGATCTCATATTTGATTATTCTTTCTAACCAACTTACAGCTTCCATTACTAGTCGCCTAACAAGGTTGAGATAAACAAATCCTGCACAAAACTAGACCTCCCGGCAGCTTGTCTCATCCTTTTCTCTCGCTCTTCGATACTCAGAGAAGGATCAAAACTGAAAACAGATTACGAGAGACAGATCAAAGTCACAATTCGATGGAATTATTTAAAACGGTGCATGCACATCAAATGTGAATGTTCTACACAAATACAGAAGGAAAGCATGCAATTGTAACACCAGTTTCATAGCATGGTCAAAATTCGAGACACggttgaagaatttttttttttttgggtatgaTTGTATAATGTGCAGAGTGGAAATGTAAATGTGATTAAGGAGTTACACTTGATGAAAAAGCACCTTGATTTCCAAATATGTTGTTGTACAGGTGTGGTATTCTTTGTAGAAGAATCTTCAGCACTTGTTACCACAGATTTAGAGATTTCTTCTGCTTCACATGCAGGATAGTTCAAAATAAAAGAGGATAGGAATGGATCAGCAGATGTATTAGATACTGCGTTACTGTATGACCGGTATCCACCGCTGCCATTAAGAAGCGCCTGTAAATGAGCTTCACGGAGATCTCGACCCAAAAGAGACAGTGTCTGACTGTTTGGCATAGCAACTCTTCTTAACCTGCGCCTTCTCTGTATGTAATCCTCAGTTAAGGAAAGCAATTAAAGTTTTTCATTTATCActagggaaaaaaaaaactcaggTTATTGGGAAAGCTAATATTTTcaatcaaaacaacaaaaaaggaTATCTTAAACAGGTGCCCATGTTGCAGCGTTATGTGGCTCAACATGTCGCGTGCAACTTTAACCGAACATACAGGACAAATCTGCATGATGAAGAAATAGTGTGAGAATACATAGTTAAATACTATTGACTCCTTGCATATGTAAGTAGGTAATTAAATTTGTcatctcaaataaaaaaaaggtacATAAGTACCAGATCAATGaattataaatgtaattttacTTATAAGAAATATCAATAAATAGAAAATCTGGTTCATGTAATATTCATCTTGACAAGCATTTCTTTATCTCTAACAAACTATGTATCAAAAGCACAAAGGATATAGCTTTACCTCGTGTCAATTCAATCCACGAGGTAGGGGTGTAAAGGAATAATTACAATAGAGACAAATGCTAATAGCTAGATTTCGGGGTATCTGAGTTTATCTTGATAACATTATTGATACAGAATCTTCAAATTCAGCACACATACATGATACACGtacatttactcaaaatctacTGTACCCTAATTGAGCACCCAGTTTATCTCAATGATCAGATGGTTGTTAAGGACAGCTAACATGCTAATTTCTTATGAATTGATATAGAATAATTTCCAATCGCAACAGATGGTTGTTAGGAATATACCTCCTGAACTATCTTTGATATATATTGTATATTATATGACTTAAAGCACAGATAGACAATACTTAAGGACATTCAAAAGGAAATGAGTAGAGAGGAACAGTTCTAATTGGATCAATATGCTCAAAGAATATCTAGGGAGACAGAAAAAGATCAGCAGCATATAGCCTTCTTATTTTAAGACCGTGAACATTTTCTATCcatgaattgaatttgattgtCTAGTCATATAATTGAATACCAAAACCTACAATTCACAACTAAACAATACAAGTCCCTCTTTGACACACAAAAGTTTGTCCTCCACAATGTTTAAATTGATCAGTTATACACATTCTTGAACAAATTCACCTGAtcacttattaaaaaataaaaaaacataacatgTTTATGTCCATATGCCAatgaattcaaaaaaaaaaatatgccaTTAAAATGCACTTGTATCTCACACCAATCAGTCTCAGAAATTTTAATGAGGTTGAAATATAGAGAAGATTCAATTCTACATAAGTTTCCTCTCTACAACTAGCTAAAGCATAATAAAACTTCTTGTTTTCAATCATTAGAAGAAGCTAATATTAAGCTTCCAACAATTTTAATATCAAAGCTACCAACAGGATCTAAATAACACCgtaccaaacaaacatattgaaaaaaacataatataCATAGATCTAAAATACAACACAACAACATAGAAAAGGAACCTATATAAGAGATAAGACCATGTTCCTACCGTGACTCTTGATTCACATGAATGCTCGTCTTCAAGATGAGAACACAAGGACCCAATATCAAAGTCTTCATAACAATAAGGACAAGGGAAATCTGGTCGCACCTCCTCttcaacatcaaattcatctaTTCCCAACCGATCTAAACACAAcccataaataaaaataagatttttatcAGACCCAGAAAATTTTTATCAACGAAAATAAAAGAACATGAGAACCACCATGAATACCAACCTAAATGGGAACTTGGGTGGTTGTGTTGAATGGTATAGTGGCGTTTAGCCGCGGCAAGACGTGAAGTCCAGAACTCAGAATCCATTGAAGGATCAAAGAAAtgaattgacaaaaaaaaaaggatttatGTAATAATCAAATAAAGTCAGGACCTTGAACAGATTGAGTAAAcggttttattatttttcttttgtttttctaatGAATGAAAATATTTAGAGATTCAGGTGTTATCGGGTCCTAAGTtaggagaaaaataaaaacggggaaatgttgatttttgtttcttGTCTTTGCAAAATGATTTGACTTTTTCTTAAGAGCTTGAGAATTGCCGAGTGAAAAGGGTTGTGTTTTGTGGTTAGCATCAAATATGAGATTAAACAAATGTGAGGAAATGTCGGTCTCTTGTTTAGGATTATACTACACACGTTTGGTTTTTTCCTGATGTTCCTTTTccttatattgttaattttttttttatttttttgaagggttaaataattaaatcattacagaacaaaaaatattattaaattattattctctcCTTCCTTTAAGTATATATACTCATCCAGAAAAAACGTGTCTctgaatataaatttttatataaactattagatagatttatttatttatttttaaatctattcttattatttattttattttagaacctaaaaagttaatattaaatatatctattttaaatatgtaattagtaaAGTAATACACAAAATacatacattaattatattatttatttttttaataattgtaaaaaattcaataaagacttataaaaaagattagaagaatttttaagttataatttaattaacaaatgatgttattgttaaattgaatatcatattattaatttgaattcaaaattttgtaattgtaaataaatttctGGTGATAATTTTATCATCTCAtctatataaaaaagataaaaaatattagatttgataaaattattaaattattaatttttatttactaattatgttaaattattttatactgtCGTTCAATCACATCttattaagtaatttttaaattaaaaatattttttaaatacctTATCTCGATGAGTTACTATTAATGGTCAAATTTACTGGGTATCTCTTTAAATTCTTAATATTATGtggtttttctattttttgacGTCTTTGATATTATTATGTGGTTACAACAAATTGCCGTTtcgtcaaataaaataaaaaactatttgcAGCCTCTttgtctttcttctttttattttttttcaactagccttttattaattttgtgttTAATCTAATAAATAGGGGTAGATGAACAGATCGAGCTCACCGGACTAATCAGTTTCAACCCgccattttaaataaattaaattaatatctaAAATTTGACCACGTAAATTAATCCATCTTATTTTAACATGTTGAAAAAATATTACAGAACAAGGTGAGTTGGGTGCAaagaccaattaaaaaatagaaattttttttattctatacaATATCGAGTTTGAGATATATTACGAACGAGACAAacgaaattttttttaagactaATTGAGACACCGcgaactctaattggacaagcttCTCGAATGTAAAATAGAAGATGTCATTCGGAATCATTtcaatgtattaatattaaCACCCTTTACATTTTTTTGTGGTATATATAGAATACCAATttgaagtttttaatttttctttgtgATTCCATTATTGCAATTATTAACAATtgttatatgttttaaaataaaaacaaataaataaggtcttgtttgagatgattttttgttaaatttaatttatatattatcagcataaataatttttacattgttaataaattatatatactaatattagaggtgtttgatttttacaataatttaatttaaaggcATGTCGTAAATGGACATAATGTATTAATAATGTTAAAAGAATTACAACCATAATGTATGACAAttgaactatttttattttatgttttgaaattttcaaataccataatcaatttttgtttttatttttgaatttcacAAGTGAGTTTTAAGTTTcaatttaaaagataattttgagtctaaaatactaattattgacacaatgaaattattttagcaaaatatcaaagttataatttactaataattttaataatagtgGTCGATGATGGTCAAAGTGGTGGTCGAAGCACTGATCATTAATGGTCAAAACAGTGGTTGGAGTGATGGTTGACGATAGTCAAAATACTGATAGGAGGGGTGGTTAGAATAGTGGTCGATAATAGTCAAAGGGTGATCAATGATGCTCGAAAGTTGTGTCGGCAATGCTTAGAGTGGTGATGGACATAGTTTAGAGTAATGGTTACGGCAATGATCAACATGGTGGATGACAAGTATCAGAGTGGTGGTCGACGATGGTTGAAGTTATGATAAACAGTGGTCGATGATGATTGAAATGATGGTTGTTGGTGGCTAATGATGATGTGTTAAgagtcaaaatcaaaataaaatttatttttaaaataaataaaaaatcttttattaaatcatgttttgtttttaaaataaatttgaaaaccaaAAACTAATAACCACCCTGAACGGACGTGACCTAACTAATTCGTCATAGTaagtcataattatttttaactcttCTATAACAATAATTTGCTCTTATTCACGAGAACAACagtgacttttttttttgggtttgatATATAGATTTCcttcatttaatataatttatatatttcaacTATTTTTGCCTTGGtgtcaataataaaattaagtacATTTGAAGATTAATACATTATGATACTATCAATTTAAATCATTAATGATCGAATgatatatcatttataaatgaatttaattatatttttaatttaacactaccaaatttttaaattttatcttttaaatttattttaaaattatgttttttattatgattttaattttaattataaaaataatttatttaattactgaatcaatattaaataaataaatgtaccaAAATTCTTAACTTAGACAACTTTAATAgatgttataataatatttatgaagataaattaaaaaaagtattaactaaatatttatagtaccactcaaattatttttcttatctaaaactaatattatttatttttgcattATAGTTGTTAGGTTGatgatctaattatttttataatatataatgtaaTTGTAAAAAATTCATAGGCTGACTGTCAAGTGTCAACCCGCGAGAGGCCGAGCGCGGTGGGGGTTTCAAGTTTCAACCCAACATTCTAAGCTAACCTGCATCTCCTTTCCTTTTTTAGATGGCTTCATGGCTGAAGTCTGAACAAGTCGGGCGGTTTTGCCACAACTACCTATACTTATACATAACTTAATACAATATTTAggtgtttcttttttttaattattatgcaTCGtaaatgtaaaaagttttagaTTCTCAATACGTCACAATTAGTTATGATGATGATTTTAGagataattttgataaatttaaatatttatactgATTTAAGGtttgtgattgatttatattcagtataaaaattatttacattgatattatatataaattaaatttataaattattttatttatcatttaaaataatttcatgttttatatattaaaaatcatgAAATTATATCTTTAAGTTTTAGTTCAACCGACAAAATATCGATATTATCAAATTGAAcgtttgttaatttaaatttaaaatctgACAATTATATGTGAATTTATGGTAACTCGTGTGTCGCACGAATAGAAAttactattttgataaatatattgttatataatatatgaattaacATTGACATTTAAGAcataattttattgacattgacATTGAAGacataatatgatttttatcaacaattcaattacatacaaaaaataacttacaataaacaaatataaccgTAAAAAGAATGTCTTATACATGTttacaaattattgaaaatttcttTGTACACAACATTTTTTATGTCGGTACATGGTTTTCCTTTTTCATCTAAAATAACAATCTTCAATCCTTCCCTAGACTTTACTCATGAAATAGCCACATAGAACTGACCATGAGTAAATACAGGTCACTTTAAATACAAACCAACTTGAGAAAGATATTGACCTTGACTCTTATTTATAGTCATTGCAAAACACAACGACAATGGAAATTGTCTTCTCTGAAATTTAAATGGGAAAGTTGGATCAGATGGAACCAAATTCATCCTTGGTATATAAATCTTATCACCGATATTTTTTTTCCGTGATCATAGTTGCTCCAATAATATTTGTACACAGTTCATTTATGAGCAATCTTGTTCCATTACATAGTCCATTAACTTGATCAATGTTCCTCAAAAGCATGACTGGAACACCAATCTTTAATCTTAATCGGTGATTTGGAATTCCTAAACATTTCATGTCATTCAAAAATTCTGGTGTGAACCAATCTCCCTGCACAGCACAGTTTTCATCAGAAAGGACAGTTGAGTCTGAACTAATGTATCAGTATCATCAACGACTCTAACCTTGATACGGTACCTTTTACCAAAATTagataatgaaatttattaacatcaataataatttaaggaattgataaattaacataaatgaattttatttgttaaacacGCCTGGGCACAACTGTccatacatattttttacattttgagCAAAAAAACCTTTTAGATTCAATAACAACTCCTTTGTTGCATACACATGCTCCATATCACCAATCACCTTCACCAATAATATGTTTAACTGTACTAAAGACAACACAAACCATGTCCTACAAAAgaagtaaaaattataaataaaatacatgatTAACAAAACTAAATGAACTGTAATAGATATGACATTGAAAGTGTGAAAATTACATTTTGACAATCCTTAAGTTCCTCTATAGTCATGCGTTGGAAAAGACTTaaaaattcttcttctaaactcaAATGAGAAGTATCCTTCTTATGAGTTAATGGTTGAGTTGGCGAGTCAAAGTTATGCGAGTGTCTGATAATGTAGCATAAAgttagtattttaataaaaaaaataaaataaaaaatttgaataagtTAGTTAGTAGTACTTCTAGTTTACTTTTAACCTTACTTGAGTTTGAAAGAAACTGACTCAGGAATTTCAGGGTTGAATAAAAGCTTAGTACAGTTCATTGCATTTTGTAGTTGGCTTTTACCATTAAACATCTTCACTTTTAGAAACTGAGCAAGTACAACAACATTTTGATTATAACCGGATTGCAAATATGCATCCAGTTCAGCAACATAGGGTCCAAACAGTGCACATTCAATCCTTATACtacataaagaaaataaaattagttaataattaatagagaaagttattaaatattgaaaaaatttatatagtaTAAAAAGTCTCACCCATCTGACTTTAACtcaataactttaaattttgtacTGACACCATTCCTTTCATAAACTTTGTCTTGTCCCACTCCAACTAAAATTCCCATgacatctatttaaaaataataataatgaccaAACTgtgaataactaaaataaaataacaatgacaaattgaaataaacttaCCAATCAAGTAATCCATGTCAACATTTCAAATTTCTGAGAATGAAATCAATGAGTACGGAGAGGGTGTGACCAAACTGGTTTCTAATTCTCGGACCATTGTAATATTTtgcaaattcaatttgaattgaTGTCCGGTTGTTCTGCTCCAGAGTTAGACGCAACACCGAGAGAACGAAAGTTGTACACAACTCCCTCACCAATAGTAGTCTCAAACCGAGGAATAAGAGCTTTTTGCATTGTTGCTTGAATTTTATCACCCTAgaaatatgaaacacaaatttgttaaattaataacataacaaataagtttgtgtataatttaaaactttgactttataaaagaaagacacaatatgaaacacaaatttgttaaattaataacgtAACAAATAAgtaagtttgtgtataatttaaaactttgaatttataaaagaaagaattaaaccTTGTCATCGATCAATACCATTTCCATCgcaaaatttatgtttgacaTTGAGATCAGATAAAAACCATAATCGTAcaactctaacaaccaaattcaTGACTCCTTTTTTTGGAggaattgaagcaacaaaatctgattttttttccatACATCGGAGAAcgataaagacaaaaataaataacgaatctttgaaatagaaaaaattatgagaaaattgtgtatagatgagataatatgaatgatatttataaaggagacacaaaaaatgagagattattgagGAGAGAACGGTAcgaattaaaaaagaaagtctGAAGACACTAAAAaagttcataaaataaaatacattttttaattaaattaatttgaagcagTAGTTGATAAAATAGCGTTTAAAAAACagttaccttcaaaaaactgtcaagtAGTTGTGGtgtatagtattttatttttaattatttaattggctataaatcttttaattaaattaatttgaagcgataaagtagtgtttaaaatattgtcaagtagtcgtggtgtattatattttatttttaagccattaacttctcaacggatGAAGGTCGTGATAtcatggaagttttatttttttcttaataaaaaaatcttttatttttaattcattttttttattttttaattggccattttCTCAGGATGTAAtagaagtttaattttattcttaaaaaaaaaaatttgcacGATGaagtattatttctattaatagaaaattgatatatttctAACACTCTATTTAGCTGACACGTGTAAAACTTGCCAAATTAtcatgtttgttttattataatgtatagatattgattatctttaattaaacaaataacaaattataatattataggacgtttaaatttaaagtaactaatattattatatatgttataaaaTGTTTATACACTAGTAAGAGAAAAAAATGCATGAAAAACAAGAGGCAGTCAAGCATTGAAACAAGACAATGAGATTGACATTCGATCAGAAGTATAAACATTTACTTAATTCTTTTCAACCCATTTGGGCGATCTAAAATGTTGCGTGCCACGAAAATAATCTCATGAACGCATTACGAGTGACTTGGCgaattaattttttgtgtgttATGTCATGAGTTATGATTCCCTTACTTGTTAAGTCACATTGGATTCTTATTCGACAAGTCATAAGTTCATGATGACAGTTAAGTCAAGATTTAATAtaagaaattaattataatattatatatgtaagagattaaattaaaatttttaaaacataaaatgtcaagtcattcatataaaaaatgtaaaatatatctAAGAATGTGTTGATTAGGAAGATTctaaaagtttcaaaagttaTAATACTTACTGCACGGATGGATGGACTCAACTCTTAGTATAGTGCATCGAGGGTTCTTGCCTCCACTAAGTTAATACtttttttcttaagaaaaataaGTGTTGTCCTTACTAAGTTAACGATATTTGGAAAAGTTAGTAgtataaactaaaaaaagatattatgtGCAACCCTAGTTTTAAAATAGTTTCTCTacagtaattttttaaaataatcaaatgaacGACTTTATAAGAAATTATTTGTTGAATAATTATTTCTTCACACACGCAAATGTTTGTACTAGTATTTACagtaaaatttagttttgaataaaccactaatttaatctttaaaaatgtAAGACTACATTACTGTGGTCTTTGAATCAgaattttagattaattttcaaatcatcaaaataatttttgaaatatataatttactatcataaaaatatttaaaagataaaaataaattttttaaaagatacaatttaatgtttaaacaatttttaattattataatgccaaaaataaaattaattaacattttgttaatttaaatgtttaattaagTGAAAGACAAAATAACAAAGTTATACATTTTTAGAAACTAAAATAGAAGATCAACCATATAAAAGGGANNNNNNNNNNNNNNNNNNNNNGAGGTTTGAGTACTGACGTATTGTTTGCCTTGACAAAAGTGAAGAGTTTCCATTTGAAACCATATGTGCTGAGGTAGAAATTTGATGTCAGGGACCAAGATAAGACATCATCACCAACGAAATTGAGTTATATGACCAGATATGGTACTgattcattttttcaaaaataaagacaaCATCTAAATAGCTATTTAGTTTATTTGTAATGGTTCAACACACAACTTAttgttcatattattatttcatcCATTCTAAAATGAATATCactttttatcaattttacACATAAAGTTGTGATCATAAACTTGGGAAGACAGGCGAGGAGTGAGAATAACTTGGAGCGGAGAAGATTTGATGTTTGTGAGACCGCTTTGTTCAACCATATCAATTGATTCTCCATTTGGAGTCATTATGTCAAACCCTTGCAACAAATTAGCAAGCGTTATTTGCATTAATTCAAGACCGAATGAGATTCCAGGACATATTCTTCTGCCCGCACCAAATGGAATCAATTCAAAATGTTGTCCCTTGACATCAATATCTTTGTGTGTTGTGAGGAATCTCTCTGGTCGAAATTCCAATGGATCAAAATATAAGATAGGATCTCGTTGGAGTTTTGAAATGTTCGTCAGGAGACGTGTGCCAGCAGGCACATGGTATCCACCGATGGTACAATCTTCAATGGACTCATGAGGTATATTAAGTGGTGAAGGTGGATACAAACGCAATGTTTCCTTGACAATGGCTTGGAGATACTCCAATTTTGTCAAATCTGATTCCTTTGTCATATTTTCTTTACCAATTTGTGTATCTAATTCTTGAATGGCTTTGTTTAGGACTTCCTGGTTGTTAAGAAGTAAAGATAAAGTCCAAGTCAATGTTCCTGTTGCGGGGTCTGTACCTGCTAGAATCAATGCCTgcaaaattttgcaaataatttttcatatttttacattcatttttcaacttaaatagttaaaagaattgaaaggtttcattatagttcttttctaaattaataaattaattatcatatttataaactgttgtacttaaaaaaaatcatttcataagaaaaataataatcatttcACTATTTAAAGAATTATACtaattttctatatattttcttataagATATTCAATGCTTAGtgttattaataata
It includes:
- the LOC101488660 gene encoding protein DEHYDRATION-INDUCED 19-like produces the protein MDSEFWTSRLAAAKRHYTIQHNHPSSHLDRLGIDEFDVEEEVRPDFPCPYCYEDFDIGSLCSHLEDEHSCESRVTICPVCSVKVARDMLSHITLQHGHLFKIQRRRRLRRVAMPNSQTLSLLGRDLREAHLQALLNGSGGYRSYSNAVSNTSADPFLSSFILNYPACEAEEISKSVVTSAEDSSTKNTTPVQQHIWKSSFDPSLSIEEREKRMRQAAGRSSFVQDLFISTLLGD